The Nostoc sp. 'Lobaria pulmonaria (5183) cyanobiont' genome window below encodes:
- a CDS encoding FUSC family protein, with protein sequence MQFTDKRPLGWLLQQFQLQPGKPALSSGLRSLFILGVPIGIGIITGHAAESAIATMAAWFVGMVNVDGAYRQRAIAMIAATIGVTVMFLIASLVSSHLWLAVPTTFLVIFITGLANLYGNVAASVSLITSIMFVIALARFAAFSNLSTLIQHCGLCLAGGTWTTVLSLGLWVVRPYVPAMQIVANCYLSLSNFVDLAGHRALNPKDRQQWEQQFLQAQDTLIQNLTSARSVWTTIWTRQRGANLRGNQLLVLIEDINQIVNSVVALNELLAIASEHQLFSRLQPEIQQVIEQLAIALQMLSRAIAKGKNSPHLGDLDRSIEALEHQRQVLRSQVLNQTITAQTDEYSDLVNLGKITASLTKLAEQIHTDAEIVTDLSQGKQRNSIAQRDISPPAQPERSTIIDTLRNNFTFDSVLFRHALRLALITTLAELLASLFQLPRGYWITLTALVALKPNFGGTSQTTVQRVIGTILGGIIGIALVLLVKNQLAIAVCFLVLVFVAMSVRPLSYSIFTILLTPAIILLLNIISAGGWKVGVLRIFDSFAGGALALLGSYLLFPRWERQQLPAQLEKTIRANLAYFQQVIANYLHTEHNAFADSINMLRHQAALENVNANAAAQRLFSEPRHIQGEIEPVMTLMTYIRGFFSSVTTLTEHLREFSGEYQFTELKRLADTIVQVLQNLADALGQGQPPQPLPALDSYLEAIHNQIQQLHTARLSEIATNSNTLTPTLQAVREQTLLSTELDRIVNEIKVMHCVIARLQE encoded by the coding sequence ATGCAATTTACAGATAAACGTCCTCTGGGTTGGTTGTTGCAGCAGTTTCAACTCCAGCCAGGTAAGCCCGCCCTTTCCTCTGGATTGCGTAGCCTTTTTATACTGGGTGTCCCGATTGGAATTGGAATCATTACAGGTCATGCTGCTGAAAGTGCGATCGCCACTATGGCAGCTTGGTTCGTTGGGATGGTAAATGTTGACGGAGCCTACCGTCAGCGAGCGATTGCGATGATCGCAGCTACGATTGGGGTAACTGTGATGTTCCTAATCGCAAGTCTGGTTAGCAGTCATCTCTGGTTAGCTGTCCCGACCACATTCTTGGTAATATTTATCACAGGTTTAGCAAATCTCTATGGCAACGTGGCTGCATCTGTCAGCTTGATTACTTCGATCATGTTTGTGATTGCGCTGGCTAGATTCGCTGCATTTTCTAATTTGTCTACTCTTATTCAACACTGTGGGCTATGTCTGGCTGGTGGAACATGGACAACTGTCTTGTCATTAGGACTGTGGGTGGTGCGTCCTTATGTACCTGCAATGCAGATAGTCGCTAACTGTTATCTCTCATTAAGCAATTTTGTGGACTTGGCAGGCCACAGAGCATTAAATCCAAAAGATCGTCAGCAGTGGGAACAGCAATTTTTGCAAGCTCAGGATACACTCATTCAGAACTTGACATCTGCCCGTAGCGTCTGGACAACTATCTGGACTAGGCAAAGAGGAGCTAACCTACGAGGAAATCAGTTACTCGTATTAATTGAGGATATAAATCAAATTGTCAATTCTGTTGTAGCACTGAACGAACTATTAGCGATCGCATCCGAACATCAACTATTTTCTCGGTTACAGCCAGAAATTCAGCAAGTGATAGAACAATTGGCAATTGCTCTGCAAATGTTATCACGAGCGATCGCTAAAGGAAAAAACTCACCTCACTTAGGGGATCTGGATCGAAGTATTGAAGCACTAGAACACCAAAGGCAAGTTCTGCGTTCTCAAGTCCTCAATCAAACCATCACTGCTCAGACAGATGAATATTCCGATCTAGTTAACCTTGGGAAAATTACAGCCAGTCTGACAAAGCTGGCAGAGCAAATTCATACTGATGCAGAGATTGTTACAGATTTAAGCCAAGGAAAACAACGCAACAGCATTGCCCAGCGAGATATTTCCCCCCCAGCCCAACCAGAGCGTTCTACAATTATTGATACGCTGCGAAATAACTTCACTTTTGATTCAGTCCTCTTTCGTCATGCGTTGCGTCTGGCACTAATCACAACGCTTGCGGAATTACTTGCCTCGCTATTCCAACTACCTAGAGGCTACTGGATAACGCTCACAGCTTTAGTTGCACTTAAACCCAACTTTGGGGGAACGTCACAGACAACAGTCCAAAGAGTTATCGGTACTATTTTAGGTGGAATTATCGGTATTGCTCTGGTTTTACTAGTTAAGAATCAATTAGCGATCGCAGTTTGTTTCCTGGTGCTTGTGTTTGTGGCGATGTCGGTGCGACCGTTAAGCTACAGTATATTCACCATACTACTCACTCCCGCCATCATATTGCTACTCAACATTATTAGTGCAGGTGGCTGGAAGGTTGGAGTATTGCGGATCTTCGATAGCTTTGCTGGGGGTGCCTTAGCACTGCTTGGTAGCTATTTGCTTTTCCCGCGTTGGGAACGACAGCAACTTCCTGCACAACTGGAAAAGACAATTCGAGCTAATCTTGCTTACTTTCAACAGGTAATTGCTAACTATCTCCATACAGAACATAATGCGTTTGCTGATTCTATCAACATGCTACGCCACCAAGCAGCGCTAGAAAATGTCAACGCCAACGCCGCAGCTCAACGATTGTTCAGCGAACCTCGTCACATTCAGGGAGAAATCGAACCTGTAATGACGCTGATGACATATATTCGTGGCTTTTTCAGTTCGGTAACAACTTTGACAGAACATCTGCGGGAATTTAGCGGCGAGTACCAGTTTACTGAACTCAAGCGACTTGCCGATACCATTGTGCAAGTTTTGCAAAACTTAGCAGATGCCCTTGGGCAGGGACAGCCACCTCAACCATTACCAGCGCTGGATAGCTATCTCGAAGCAATTCACAACCAAATCCAACAGCTACATACTGCTCGGTTATCAGAGATTGCTACCAATTCCAACACTTTAACTCCCACATTACAAGCCGTTCGAGAACAAACTCTGCTCTCCACAGAACTCGATCGAATTGTTAATGAAATTAAAGTTATGCACTGTGTAATTGCTCGTCTGCAAGAATAA
- a CDS encoding GldG family protein — protein sequence MKIVAKKKLWKYLFWLGPFLITVGLTVGLVSEQWGLIPLVFLIGGIVISGLGLIWQSYQSNWWNRRSTQAGTNALVATLAILAILGLINFLGTRYHLRADLTEAQLFTLAPQSRELVRVLPQPVKVWVFDINQNPQDRELLENYQRQSSKFKYEYIDPQARPGLAEKFGVKDYGEVYLESGDKRQLVQTVNQNERLSEIRLTSRLQQLTNSTTAKVYLLQGHGERQLSPGKDAISQAVQGLGDKNFTTSPLNLGETSKVPQDAAVVILAGPKRGLFEGEVKALQEYLNRGGNLLLMIDPNTDPKLNSLLQEWGVRLDNRLAVDVSGESVVGLGPAAPLVTEYGKHPITKDFGNGNSFYPIARPLEITSVPGVQATPLLRTKPYPSSWAESDLQSEKLEFNADKDLKGPLTLGVALTRKQTPKSASTPQAAPTPSPLPSPTTQSKTSPTASPSPKTPQALPLPSPTIQSKASPTASPSPKTPQALPLPSPTTQSKASPTPPASPPAPAPTPSSQTATESRLVVLGNSDFATDGLFQQQLNGDVFLNSVTWLSQQDEQPLSIRPKEPKNRRITLTTTQGNLLILSSLLLLPLIGFAIAVIIWWKRR from the coding sequence ATGAAGATAGTTGCAAAAAAGAAACTGTGGAAATATCTGTTTTGGTTGGGCCCATTCCTAATTACTGTTGGCTTAACAGTTGGGTTAGTCTCTGAACAGTGGGGATTAATTCCCTTAGTATTTTTGATTGGGGGAATTGTCATCAGTGGGTTAGGCTTAATATGGCAAAGCTACCAGAGTAACTGGTGGAACCGTCGTTCTACCCAAGCTGGGACTAATGCCCTAGTGGCAACTCTGGCAATATTAGCAATTTTGGGATTGATTAACTTTTTGGGAACTCGCTATCACTTGCGGGCAGACTTAACAGAAGCTCAATTATTTACCCTCGCACCCCAGTCACGTGAATTAGTAAGGGTTTTACCACAGCCAGTTAAAGTATGGGTATTTGATATTAACCAAAATCCCCAAGACAGAGAACTACTAGAAAATTATCAACGCCAAAGCTCAAAATTTAAATACGAGTATATCGACCCCCAAGCTAGACCAGGACTTGCAGAAAAGTTTGGCGTCAAAGATTACGGGGAAGTTTATTTAGAATCTGGCGATAAACGGCAATTAGTACAAACAGTAAATCAAAATGAGCGTTTGTCAGAAATCAGATTAACTAGTCGCCTGCAACAACTAACAAATTCAACCACAGCCAAAGTTTACTTACTGCAAGGTCATGGCGAACGCCAACTTTCGCCTGGTAAAGATGCAATATCACAAGCAGTTCAGGGATTAGGCGATAAAAATTTCACAACATCACCCCTGAATTTAGGAGAAACTTCCAAAGTTCCTCAAGATGCGGCTGTCGTAATACTAGCTGGCCCCAAACGAGGACTGTTTGAGGGTGAAGTCAAAGCTTTGCAAGAATATCTTAATCGCGGCGGTAACTTACTGCTGATGATTGATCCTAATACCGATCCCAAACTTAATAGCTTGCTACAAGAGTGGGGTGTTCGTCTGGATAATCGTTTAGCAGTCGATGTCTCTGGCGAAAGCGTTGTAGGACTTGGCCCTGCTGCGCCCTTAGTAACAGAATACGGAAAACATCCAATTACCAAAGATTTCGGTAACGGTAATTCTTTTTATCCGATTGCCCGCCCACTGGAAATTACCTCTGTGCCTGGTGTTCAGGCTACTCCACTGCTACGAACCAAACCCTACCCCAGCAGTTGGGCAGAAAGCGACCTCCAAAGCGAAAAATTGGAGTTTAATGCAGATAAAGACCTGAAAGGGCCTTTAACCTTGGGCGTTGCCTTAACAAGAAAACAAACACCCAAATCTGCTTCCACTCCCCAAGCTGCACCTACACCTTCACCCCTACCATCACCAACCACTCAAAGCAAGACTAGCCCTACTGCTTCCCCTTCCCCCAAGACTCCGCAAGCCTTACCTTTACCATCACCAACCATTCAAAGCAAGGCTAGCCCTACTGCTTCCCCTTCCCCCAAGACTCCGCAAGCGTTACCTCTACCATCACCAACCACTCAAAGTAAGGCTTCCCCTACTCCCCCTGCCTCCCCCCCCGCTCCTGCCCCTACTCCCTCATCTCAAACAGCTACGGAGTCACGGTTAGTAGTTTTAGGAAATTCCGATTTCGCCACCGATGGTTTGTTTCAACAGCAATTAAATGGAGATGTATTCCTCAACTCAGTTACTTGGCTGAGTCAACAGGATGAGCAACCCCTTTCCATTCGTCCCAAAGAACCGAAAAATCGGCGGATAACCCTGACAACCACACAAGGTAATCTTTTAATATTGTCATCTCTGTTGCTTTTACCTTTAATTGGGTTTGCGATCGCAGTTATTATTTGGTGGAAACGACGGTAG
- the nusG gene encoding transcription termination/antitermination protein NusG, whose product MTFATDEPRNSMLQSDEAAEAAEAASKESRWYAVQVASGCEKRVKTNLEQRIQTFDVADKIIQVEIPQTPAVKIRKDGSRQHTEEKVFPGYVLVRMMMDDDTWQVVRNTSHVINFVGSEQKRGSSKGRGHVNPIPLSSSEVERIFKQTSEQEAVVKIDMATGDKIMVLSGPFKDFEGEVIEVSPERSKLKALLSIFGRDTPVELEFNQVEKQS is encoded by the coding sequence ATGACTTTTGCAACAGATGAACCACGCAACTCAATGTTGCAGTCAGACGAAGCAGCAGAAGCAGCAGAAGCAGCGTCAAAAGAATCACGCTGGTATGCAGTGCAAGTAGCTTCAGGCTGTGAAAAGCGTGTAAAGACTAACTTAGAGCAACGCATTCAAACTTTTGATGTAGCTGACAAAATTATCCAGGTAGAAATTCCGCAGACGCCAGCGGTGAAAATCCGCAAAGATGGCAGTCGCCAGCATACAGAAGAAAAAGTTTTCCCTGGCTATGTGCTGGTGCGGATGATGATGGATGATGATACGTGGCAGGTGGTACGCAACACCTCTCATGTAATTAACTTTGTCGGTTCAGAACAAAAACGTGGTAGCAGCAAGGGTCGCGGTCATGTCAACCCCATACCACTGAGTTCTTCAGAAGTTGAGCGTATATTCAAACAAACCAGCGAACAAGAAGCTGTTGTCAAAATTGACATGGCTACTGGTGATAAGATAATGGTGCTTTCTGGTCCATTTAAAGACTTTGAAGGCGAGGTGATTGAAGTCTCTCCAGAGCGGAGTAAACTTAAAGCCTTGCTCTCAATTTTCGGCAGGGATACACCAGTAGAATTGGAATTTAATCAGGTAGAGAAACAAAGTTAA
- a CDS encoding glycosyltransferase family 2 protein, with translation MKFSIVISTYNRLNLLQRAIDSARNQTVECEVVVADDCSDDDTQTYLKSLEDKVVYHRNEVNLGHAATVNAGVAKANGDWIKFLDDDDYLAPNCIEEMAKAIALRPEAVICSCVAAQVDGNEVELSRTPQVGPGLAFYIPQADIHYGMLLELVPFGTPVQVACRRDAFLQSGGWDSTLDANCDDIDSWIRIAQFGDAIFFNQCLAYRTIWPGAYNQKFSLSRRLATNILMKEKIYALVNEQHRSKIPVFQDIKNYLKLHWILVALKQKNLNSFLSIIDPSILSPRSWKFLLTAVSSRRSQGNNSQIRKLVLIELHYDVWQNTQNKSASLQNLELDSVPLVDLPVSAQSTSER, from the coding sequence ATGAAATTTAGCATCGTCATCAGTACCTATAATCGCTTGAATTTACTGCAAAGAGCAATTGATTCGGCTCGTAACCAAACAGTCGAGTGCGAGGTAGTTGTAGCTGACGATTGTTCTGATGATGACACCCAAACCTATCTCAAAAGCTTAGAGGACAAGGTTGTTTACCATCGTAACGAAGTAAACCTTGGTCATGCAGCAACAGTAAATGCTGGAGTTGCCAAAGCTAACGGCGACTGGATTAAGTTCTTAGATGATGATGACTATTTAGCGCCTAACTGCATAGAAGAGATGGCAAAGGCGATCGCACTTCGTCCCGAAGCTGTAATCTGCTCTTGTGTGGCGGCTCAGGTGGATGGCAATGAAGTTGAACTATCTCGCACCCCCCAAGTTGGCCCTGGTTTAGCTTTTTATATCCCCCAAGCCGATATTCACTACGGGATGCTTTTAGAGCTTGTACCCTTTGGCACACCTGTACAAGTAGCTTGTCGACGTGATGCTTTCCTGCAAAGTGGTGGTTGGGACTCCACACTTGATGCTAACTGTGATGACATCGATTCCTGGATTCGGATTGCTCAGTTTGGCGATGCTATTTTCTTCAACCAGTGTCTTGCTTACCGCACTATCTGGCCGGGTGCGTATAATCAAAAGTTTTCTTTGTCTCGGCGGTTGGCGACAAATATTTTGATGAAGGAGAAAATTTACGCCTTGGTAAATGAGCAACATCGCTCAAAGATTCCTGTCTTTCAGGATATAAAAAATTACCTAAAACTCCATTGGATTTTAGTTGCACTGAAGCAAAAAAATCTCAACAGTTTTCTTTCAATCATAGATCCATCTATACTTTCTCCTCGGTCTTGGAAGTTTTTGCTAACTGCTGTTTCATCACGCCGCTCTCAGGGAAACAATTCTCAAATTCGTAAACTTGTATTGATTGAGTTGCATTATGATGTCTGGCAAAATACCCAGAATAAAAGCGCCAGTCTTCAGAACTTAGAATTAGATTCTGTGCCACTGGTGGACTTGCCCGTGAGCGCCCAGTCAACCTCTGAGCGCTAG
- the rplK gene encoding 50S ribosomal protein L11 yields the protein MAKKIVAVIKLALNAGKANPAPPVGPALGQHGVNIMMFCKEYNAKTADQAGTVIPVEISVFEDRSFTFVLKTPPASVLIRKAAKVEKGSNEPNKKKVGSITKAQLQEIAQTKLPDLNANDIDAAMKIVAGTAKNMGVTVTD from the coding sequence ATGGCGAAGAAAATAGTGGCGGTCATTAAACTGGCCCTGAATGCTGGAAAAGCCAACCCAGCACCGCCAGTTGGGCCCGCCTTGGGTCAACATGGTGTCAACATCATGATGTTTTGTAAAGAGTACAACGCCAAAACAGCAGACCAAGCTGGAACGGTGATACCTGTAGAAATTTCGGTTTTTGAAGACCGGAGTTTTACATTCGTACTAAAAACGCCACCCGCATCAGTGCTGATTCGGAAGGCGGCGAAAGTTGAAAAAGGCTCGAATGAACCCAACAAAAAGAAGGTTGGGTCAATTACCAAAGCACAATTGCAAGAAATAGCCCAAACGAAACTCCCCGACCTCAATGCCAACGATATCGACGCGGCAATGAAGATTGTGGCAGGAACGGCTAAAAATATGGGTGTAACAGTTACGGATTAG
- a CDS encoding DUF4340 domain-containing protein translates to MKLPRTTLILILVALGLGGFVYFYEIRGATVREETKEQKQKIFSFGENDVQSLTVKTKKLTLNLEGNPESSSNPKWLIKSPISGPANDAIVSYLMDLLVKGNSERTLPTPAKQLEEFALEPPQATINITLKNRQSHQFILGKSNFNGRFLYAQADPTAKPDGNINVLLVSTDFANAVNRELSEWKQPVDNSQKLPPLTIPNPTPTNSK, encoded by the coding sequence ATGAAATTGCCGCGAACGACTTTAATTTTGATACTGGTAGCACTGGGTTTAGGTGGTTTTGTTTACTTCTATGAAATTCGGGGTGCAACTGTGCGAGAAGAAACAAAAGAGCAAAAGCAGAAAATTTTCTCTTTTGGAGAAAATGATGTGCAGTCTTTAACAGTCAAGACAAAAAAACTCACCCTGAATCTGGAAGGTAACCCTGAATCTTCTAGTAACCCCAAGTGGTTAATCAAATCTCCGATATCTGGGCCAGCAAATGATGCTATTGTTTCTTATTTAATGGATTTGTTGGTCAAGGGTAATAGCGAGCGTACTTTACCAACTCCAGCAAAACAGCTTGAAGAATTTGCCTTAGAACCACCCCAAGCAACTATTAATATCACCCTGAAAAACCGACAAAGCCATCAGTTTATTTTGGGTAAATCTAACTTTAACGGTCGTTTCTTGTATGCTCAAGCTGACCCTACTGCGAAACCTGATGGAAATATAAATGTGCTGTTGGTATCTACAGATTTTGCCAATGCCGTGAATCGGGAACTATCAGAGTGGAAACAACCTGTAGATAATAGTCAGAAACTTCCTCCGCTCACCATTCCCAATCCGACTCCGACAAACAGCAAATAA
- a CDS encoding ABC transporter permease yields the protein MGIVLSNIIAIYRRELQSYFVSPLAYAIAGIFWFIAGLFFVMILLGPDGILVGVAAIDAQGQQLGVPVPPIDVPYEFIRAFLDRMGWLLLFILPILSMGLYAEERKRGTLELLATSPITNWAVAVGKLLGVVTFFITMVLPMLVLEAIAISGSNPPMTPSIPLLGHFGLILLAAAILSVGMFISSLTDSTILSAVFTFAVILLLLLIDLIAKIVPGPVGEALSYLSLLKHYNTFIQGIFDTSALILFASYIFFGIFLTAQSIDALRFQRQ from the coding sequence ATGGGTATAGTGCTGAGTAATATTATTGCCATTTATCGCCGAGAGTTACAGAGTTATTTTGTATCACCTTTGGCTTATGCGATCGCAGGCATATTTTGGTTCATCGCCGGGTTATTCTTCGTAATGATTTTGCTAGGGCCAGACGGCATTTTGGTTGGAGTCGCGGCAATAGATGCACAAGGGCAACAACTGGGAGTACCAGTACCACCGATAGATGTCCCCTACGAATTTATCCGGGCATTTTTAGATCGTATGGGATGGCTATTGTTGTTTATCCTGCCAATACTTTCGATGGGACTCTATGCCGAAGAACGTAAGCGGGGCACTTTAGAATTATTAGCCACGTCACCAATCACCAATTGGGCGGTAGCTGTAGGTAAGTTATTAGGTGTGGTCACATTTTTTATCACAATGGTTCTACCTATGCTAGTGTTGGAAGCGATCGCCATCAGTGGCTCAAATCCACCAATGACACCCTCAATTCCCTTGCTCGGTCATTTTGGATTAATCTTACTAGCAGCAGCAATTTTATCTGTAGGAATGTTTATTTCCTCATTAACAGACAGCACAATTCTATCTGCCGTTTTTACCTTTGCAGTAATTTTATTATTGTTATTGATTGATTTAATCGCCAAAATTGTCCCTGGTCCCGTGGGCGAAGCTTTAAGTTATCTGTCGTTGCTGAAACATTACAACACTTTTATTCAAGGCATTTTTGATACCAGCGCCTTGATTTTATTCGCCAGTTACATTTTTTTTGGCATTTTTCTCACAGCTCAATCAATTGATGCACTGCGCTTTCAAAGGCAGTAG
- the purU gene encoding formyltetrahydrofolate deformylase, which translates to MTNPTATLLISCADRRGLVAKFANFIYSNGGNIIHADQHTDFAAGLFLTRIEWQLDGFNLPREFIAPAFNAIAQPLGAKWELRFSDTVPRIAIWVSRQDHCLFDLIWRQRAKEFIAEIPLIISNHSNLNVVAEQFNIEFQHIPINKDNRSEQEAQQLELLCKYKIDLVVLAKYMQIVSASFISQFPQIINIHHSFLPAFIGANPYHRAFERGVKIIGATAHYATPDLDAGPIIEQDVVRVSHRDEVDDLVRKGKDLERIVLARAVRSHLQNRVLVYGNRTVVFE; encoded by the coding sequence ATGACAAATCCGACAGCAACATTGCTGATTTCCTGTGCCGATCGAAGGGGACTAGTGGCAAAATTTGCCAATTTCATCTATTCTAACGGTGGTAATATTATCCATGCAGATCAACACACAGATTTTGCTGCTGGGTTATTCCTTACGCGCATTGAATGGCAGCTAGATGGGTTTAATTTGCCACGAGAATTTATTGCCCCGGCTTTTAATGCGATCGCACAACCTTTAGGTGCTAAATGGGAATTACGTTTTTCTGATACAGTACCACGCATTGCTATTTGGGTAAGTCGGCAAGACCATTGTCTATTTGACTTAATTTGGAGACAACGCGCCAAAGAATTTATTGCTGAAATTCCTTTAATTATTAGTAACCATTCTAATTTAAATGTAGTGGCAGAACAATTTAATATCGAATTTCAGCACATTCCCATCAATAAAGATAATAGATCAGAACAAGAAGCTCAACAACTAGAATTACTTTGTAAATACAAAATAGATTTAGTTGTATTGGCGAAGTATATGCAGATTGTTAGTGCAAGTTTTATTAGTCAATTTCCGCAAATTATTAATATACATCATTCATTTTTACCAGCTTTTATTGGAGCCAACCCTTATCACCGAGCTTTTGAACGTGGTGTGAAAATTATTGGCGCAACAGCCCATTATGCCACTCCTGATTTAGATGCAGGCCCAATTATTGAACAAGATGTGGTGCGAGTCAGTCACCGTGATGAAGTTGATGATTTGGTGAGAAAAGGCAAAGATTTGGAGAGAATTGTATTAGCAAGAGCAGTGCGATCGCACTTACAAAATCGTGTATTAGTGTATGGTAATAGAACAGTAGTATTTGAGTGA
- the secE gene encoding preprotein translocase subunit SecE: MAKKSEAELPETTNGFSFNNFIQGTKEELEKVVWPSRKQIVSESAAVLLMVALSASLIYLVDGLFRWAAQQVF, from the coding sequence GTGGCCAAAAAAAGTGAAGCAGAATTGCCAGAAACTACAAATGGGTTTAGCTTTAACAACTTCATACAGGGAACCAAAGAAGAACTTGAAAAAGTAGTTTGGCCCAGTCGTAAACAGATAGTGAGCGAATCCGCAGCTGTGTTGTTAATGGTTGCACTCTCCGCATCTTTGATATACTTGGTCGATGGATTGTTTCGTTGGGCAGCACAACAGGTGTTCTGA
- the rplS gene encoding 50S ribosomal protein L19 produces the protein MNAQEIIRSIEAEQIKSNLPDIYVGDTVKVGVKIKEGEKYRVQPYEGVVIAKRNGGINETITVRKVFQGVGVERVFLLHSPRIDSIKVLRRGKVRRAKLYYLRDRVGKATRIKQRFDRPL, from the coding sequence ATGAACGCTCAAGAGATTATCCGCTCCATTGAAGCGGAACAGATAAAATCGAATCTGCCCGACATTTATGTGGGCGACACTGTAAAAGTGGGAGTAAAAATCAAAGAAGGCGAAAAATACCGCGTGCAACCCTACGAGGGAGTTGTGATTGCCAAGCGCAATGGCGGCATCAACGAAACTATTACAGTTCGTAAGGTTTTTCAAGGCGTGGGCGTTGAGCGGGTATTTCTGTTGCATTCTCCCCGGATTGACAGCATTAAGGTGTTACGTCGCGGTAAAGTACGCCGTGCTAAATTATATTATCTCCGCGATCGCGTAGGTAAGGCAACCCGAATCAAGCAACGGTTTGACCGCCCTTTGTGA
- a CDS encoding DUF3140 domain-containing protein, which produces MIITPSVIVKGVIDEFHQVVNMTPKDLESWLDTDESQTVGQKDGDDESIGHKSGRRIIQLLQRNDDYTNDDLSHMKKVISYVHRHLAQQPSGDLEHTRWCYSLKNWGHDPLK; this is translated from the coding sequence ATGATAATAACCCCCAGTGTAATTGTTAAAGGGGTGATTGACGAGTTTCATCAAGTTGTCAATATGACACCTAAAGACCTAGAGTCTTGGTTAGATACGGATGAGTCACAAACTGTTGGGCAAAAGGATGGCGACGATGAGTCAATTGGTCATAAATCTGGACGGCGTATCATCCAGCTATTGCAGAGAAACGATGATTATACCAACGACGATCTTTCGCACATGAAGAAAGTTATTAGTTACGTCCACCGTCATCTTGCACAGCAGCCATCGGGTGATTTGGAACACACACGCTGGTGCTATTCTTTGAAGAATTGGGGACACGACCCGCTGAAGTAA
- a CDS encoding ABC transporter ATP-binding protein gives MIEVEHLSKIYGSTPAITDVTFSVEPGEILGLLGPNGAGKTTTMRILAGYLPATNGNARIAGYDVHENSLAVRQRIGYLPETPPLYPDMTVEGFLHFVARIKGVPAGDRPNKVTGAIERCNLEDKRRVIIRKLSKGYRQRVGIAQAIVHDPPAIILDEPTVGLDPRQIIEVRNLIKSLAGTHTIILSTHILPEVSMTCSRVAIINCGKVVATNTPENLMTQLTGGSGYELEIEGEAALAKQVLQKVAGVSLIESIPTAGGHQPQENRAYLRVISQPGKEPGKDIATTLVRAGFGLHELRRVNATLEDVFLQLTTEEKNFDTEVDLAADNEGEAA, from the coding sequence ATGATTGAAGTTGAACATCTGAGTAAAATATACGGCTCCACCCCAGCGATTACTGATGTCACTTTTAGCGTCGAACCTGGGGAGATTTTAGGGTTATTGGGCCCCAATGGCGCTGGTAAAACTACAACCATGCGGATTCTGGCTGGTTATTTACCGGCAACTAATGGAAATGCGCGGATTGCTGGTTATGATGTCCATGAAAATTCCCTCGCTGTGCGCCAACGCATTGGTTATTTGCCCGAAACACCGCCGTTATATCCAGACATGACGGTGGAGGGATTTTTGCATTTTGTCGCCCGAATTAAGGGAGTTCCAGCAGGCGATCGCCCCAACAAGGTAACAGGCGCCATCGAACGCTGCAACTTAGAAGACAAGCGGCGGGTGATTATTCGTAAACTCTCTAAAGGATACCGCCAAAGAGTAGGAATTGCTCAAGCGATCGTCCACGATCCCCCAGCGATCATTTTAGATGAACCCACCGTCGGACTCGATCCCCGGCAAATAATTGAGGTGCGGAATTTAATTAAAAGCCTTGCTGGTACTCACACAATTATTCTTTCCACGCACATTCTGCCAGAAGTAAGTATGACTTGTAGCCGTGTCGCCATTATTAATTGCGGTAAAGTTGTGGCAACTAATACACCAGAAAATCTGATGACTCAGTTGACAGGCGGTTCAGGGTATGAGTTGGAAATAGAAGGAGAAGCTGCTCTAGCGAAACAGGTATTGCAAAAAGTCGCGGGTGTAAGTTTGATAGAATCAATTCCCACAGCCGGAGGTCATCAACCCCAGGAAAATCGCGCTTACCTGCGGGTAATATCGCAACCGGGAAAAGAACCAGGAAAGGATATTGCCACAACATTAGTGCGTGCAGGATTTGGTTTACATGAACTGCGGCGAGTTAACGCCACGTTAGAAGATGTGTTCTTGCAACTGACCACAGAAGAGAAAAATTTCGATACTGAGGTAGACTTAGCAGCAGACAACGAAGGAGAAGCAGCGTAA